The DNA region CGCGCGCCATGAGCACGCTGTAACCTTCCTTGGTTGCGTCCGGACCGCGGGCGCCGTTGTCCGAAGCTCGGCGCCGTGCCGCCCGCTTCGTCGGCGGACCATGCCAGGATGGAGTTATGGCGAAGACCGGTACCACCACCACGCAGGACCTGCGCTCCGCGATCGAGCGCAGCGGCTACTACCCGGCCCTGGTGTCGGAGGCGGTGGAGTCCGCGGTGGGTCCCGAGCCGATCAGCTCCTACCTGGTGCACCAGGAGACCACCTTCGACGCCAACGAGGTCCGCCGGCACGTCACCGTGCTGGTCCTCACCCCCACCCGGTTCGTGGTGAGCCACACCGACGAGCAGACCGGCGACGCGACCACCCCCGCCGTCCCGTTCGCGACCACCTCCACCGAGAGCGTCCGGCTGGACCGGATCAACTCCGTCGTGGTGAGCCGGATGGTCGCCAACCCGGAGACCTACACCCCGGGCACCCTGCCGCGCGAGGTCGTCCTCACCATCGGCTGGGGTGCCGTCCAGCGCCTCGACCTCGAACCGGCCGGCTGCTCCGACGCCAACTGCGAGGCGGACCACGGCTACACCGGCTCCGCCACCGCCGACGACCTGTCGCTGCGGGTCAGCGAGGCCGGCGACGGCCCCGAGACGGTCGCCCAGGCGCTGGTGTTCGCCCGGGCGCTCTCCGAGGCGACGATCAGCACCGGCCCCCGGGGCTGATCCCGGGTCCACCCGGCCCGGTCCGTCCGGACGGACGGACCCCCACCGGACGGACCCACCCACCGGACGGACCCACCGGACCGCCGCGGAGCGGACCCCCGCCCCGGACCGACCCGCACCGACGCACGCCCCGCCGCGGCCCCCGCCACCGCGCCCGGGCCGCGCCGGCCAGCCAGGAAGCCACCCCCGCCACCATGTCCTTCGCCCCCGACGGCTACGACGCCTTCGAACTCCTCGACCCGGCCACCGCCCCCGCGCCCCCCTACGGCAGCGGCTCGCTCTGCGACCTGCTGCCCTCGGTGGCGGCCGGCCTCGGCGTCCCCGGCTTCGCCGCGACGCTGCCGATCGCGCCCGCCGACCGCGTGGTGGTCTTCCTGGTCGACGGCCTCGGCTGGGAGCTGCTGCTGCGCCACCCCGAGTACGCGCCGTTCCTCTCCTCGCTGACCGCCGGCTCGCTCGGCGGCACCGGCCGCCCGCTCACCGCCGGCTTCCCGTCCACCACCGCCACCTCGCTGGCGTCGGTGGGCACCGGCACCCCGCCCGGCCTGCACGGCCTGGCCGGCTACACGGTGGCGGTCCCCGGCACCGGCCACCTGATGAACCAGCTCCGCTGGCAGCCGCCGACCGACCCGGCCGCCTGGCAGCCGTACCCGACCGTCTTCCAGCAGACCCACGCCGCCGGGGTGGCCACCGCCCAGGTCTCCTCCCCGCTGTTCGCCCAGACCCCGCTCACCAGGGTGGCGCTCTCCGGCGGCAGCTTCCTCGGCCGCACCACCGGCGAGGAGCGGATGGACCTGGCCGCCGCCTGGCTGGCCGAGCACGACCGCGCGCTGGTCTACACGTACGTCAGCGAACTGGACGGCGCCGGGCACCGCTTCGGTGTGGACTCCGACGAGTGGCGGATGACCCTGGACGCGGTCGACCGGCTGGCCCGCCGGCTCGCCGAACAGCTGCCCCCGCGCTCGGCGATGTACGTGACCGCCGACCACGGCATGATCGACATCGCCCCGGAGGACCGGATCGACTTCGACGAGGACTGGGAGCTGGGCGCCGGCGTCGCGCTGCTCGGCGGCGAGGGCCGCGCCCGGCACGTCTACGCCGTCCCCGGCGCGGCCGCCGACGTCCACACGGTCTGGAGCGAGGTGCTCGGCGACCGGATGTGGGTGGCCACCCGCGACCAGGCGATCGCCGCCGGCTGGTTCGGCCCGGTCGTGGACGACCGCGTCTACCACCGGATCGGGGACGTGGTCGCCGCCGCCCGCGACGACATCGCGATCACCGCCTCCCGCAACGAACCCGGCGAGTCCGCGATGATCGGCCTGCACGGCTCGATGACCCCGGTCGAGCAGTTCGTGCCGCTGCTCGAAGTCCGCAGCTGAACTCCCCCGATCTGAAAGGCCTCTGCACCACCCATGGCTGAACTGGTGTTCTTCTCGGGGACGATGGACTGCGGCAAGTCGACGCTCGCGCTCCAGATGGACCACAACCACGCCGCCCGCGGCCGGCAGGGGATCATCCTCACCCGCAACGACCGGGCCGGAAAGGCCACCATCTCCAGCCGCCTCGGCCTGCGCGCCGACGCGGTCGAGGTGGCGGACGACTTCGACTTCCACGCCCACGTCGTGCACCGGCTCTCGGCCGGCGGCCGGGTCGACTACCTGATCTGCGACGAGGCCCAGTTCTTCGCCGCCGAGCAGGTCGACCAGCTCGCCCGGGTGGTCGACGAACTCGGCATCGACGTCTACACGTTCGGGATCACCACGGACTTCCGCACCCGGCTCTTCCCCGGTTCGCAGCGGCTGATCGAGCTGGCGGACCGGGTCGAGGTGCTCCAGGTCGAGGCGCTCTGCTGGTGCGGGGCCCGGGCCACCCACAACGCCCGCACCGTCGGCGGCGTGATGGTGGTCGAGGGCGCCCAGGTCGTGATCGGCGACATCTCGGTCCGCGAGGACGAGGTCGGCTACGAGGTGCTCTGCCGCCGCCACCACCGCCGCCGGCTCACCGCCGCCACCGCCCGCGCCTCCGTCCTCTCCCCGGACGTCCTCCCCTTCGAGGAGCAGCAGGCCTAGGGAGCAGCAGGCCTAGGGGGCAGCAGACCCGGGGAGCAGCAGGCCCGGGAGGTCCCCGGCCCTCTCCGCCGGACCCGGCCGGGCCGCGCCTCAGGCCTCCAGGACGGAGAAGTGGCCGCCCCGCGGGTCGGCCAGCCGGGCCGCCCGGCCGCGCACCGTCTGCTGCGGCGGGACCAGCACCCGGCCGCCGAGTTCCACCGCCCGGAGCGCCGTCGACTCGACGTCCCGGACGGCGAAGTGGGCGCGCCAGCGCGGCGGGTGGCCGCGCAGCTCCGCGCCGCGGCGGATCCCGGCCACCGGCCGGCCCCCCACCAGCAGGGCCGAACCGCCGTCGGCCGGCGCCGTCGACACCCCGAGCACCGCGCGGTAGAAGCCGGCCGCCCCGTCCGCGTCCGGGGTGAGCAGCTCGGCCCAGGCCGGGCCGCCCGGCTCGCGGCCGGTCTCCCGGCCCGGGTGCTCCTCGCCCTGCCAGAGCCCGAAGACCGCGCCGGAGACGTCGGCGGCGATCGCGAGCCGCCCGGCCCGCTCGGCCTGGAGCGGTCCGACCGCCACCGTCCCGCCGCACTCCCGCACCGCCTGGGCGGCGCGGTCCGCGCTGTCCACCGCGAAGTACGTGGTCCACTGCACGGGGAAGCCCGTCACCGAGGACTCGCCGAGTCCGGCCACCGGCTCCTCGCCGAGCCGGGCCCGGACGTACTCGCCGAGCTGGGCGGGGCCCGGTGCGAAGCTCCAGCCGAGCAGTCCGCCGTAGAACGCCCGGGCGCCGGGCAGGTCGTCGGTCATCAGGCTGACCCAGCACGGGGTGCCCTGGGCCAGCCGGAGTGTCACCGCGGGCATGACAGTCTCCTCACGGGCGGTAGGCGCACGAAACGGCGCAGTGAGGGTGATGCTTCCACCGTGGCGCGGATCGAACCCTCGGGCCGCGCGGAAAGTCCGGCAAAGACCGGACAAAGAGCACCGGCCCGGTCGCGCTGCGCCAGAATGGCCGCCATGACCACCAATCACGATGACTCCCCGCTGGTCTCGGTGACCGCGCTGCAGGAGGCTCTCGGCTCCGCCCGCCCGCCGGTGCTGCTCGACGTGCGCTGGCAGCTCGGCGGCCCGCCCGGGATCGAGGACTACACGGCCGGCCACCTGCCCGGCGCCCACTTCGTGGCCCTGGACGAGGAGCTCGCCGCCCCGGCCGGTCCGCCCGGGCGCGGCGGCCGCCACCCGCTGCCCGACCCGGAGGAGTTCGGCGCCGCACTGCGCGGCTTCGGTGTCGGTGCCGACCGCCCGGTGGTGGTGTACGACGGTGCGACCTCGCTGGCCGCGGCCCGCGCCTGGTGGCTGCTGCGCTGGGCCGGCCACCCGGACGTCCGGGTGCTGGACGGCGGCTTCGCGGCCTGGCAGGCGGCCGGTCTGCCGGTGACCACCGAGCTGCCGCCCCCCGGGGAGGGTGACTTCAAGCCGGTCCCGGGGCAGCTGCCGACGGTCGACGCGGACGGCGCCGCGGCCTGGGCCCGCGAGGGCCTGCTGCTGGACTCCCGCGCGGGGGAGCGCTACCGGGGCGAGACCGAGCCGATCGACCCGCGGGCCGGGCACATCCCGGGTGCGGTCTCCGCGCCGACCACCGGGAACGTCGGCCCGGACGGCCGGTTCCTGGCGCCCGCCGAACTCGCCGCCCGGTTCCGGGCGCTGGGTGCGGGGGAGCGGGAGACCGCCGTCTACTGCGGCTCCGGGGTGACGGCCGCGCACCAGATCCTCGCCCTGGCGGTGGCCGGTCTGCCGGCCACCCTCTACCCGGGTTCCTGGAGCGAGTGGTCCGGTGACGAGGCGCGTCCGGTCGCGGTCACCGACCAGCCGGGCTGATCAGGCTCCGCACCCCGCCGGGCCGGGCCCGACCTCCGGTTCCTGCGGGCCGGTCCCGCCGGGCCGCTGTCGACTGGCCGGTCCCGGCGGGGCGGCACGACGAAGGGGCGGGAGGCCACGGCCTCCCGCCCCTTCACGTCGTCGTACCTGCGGGTGCTACTCCTGCTTCTTGCGCCGGCTGCCGAAGACGATCTCGTCCCAGCTCGGCACGGTGGCCCGGCGTCCGGGCCGCACGCCGTCCGCCTCGGCCTGCCGGTCGGTGGTGCCGACCAGGCGCTCCCGGTGCGGCGCGACCGCGCGCGGCATCAGGATGTCCGCGTACGCGGAGCCCGCACCGACCGCCGGAGCGGCGGCCGCCGGCTCCTCGGCCTCCTCGGCGACCTCGGCGGGCACCGGCTCGATCGACGGCGGAGCGCCGACCGCCAGGTCGCCCCGGAACGCCGGGACGACGTCCAGCAGGCTGGTCAGCGAGTCCCTGGCCTCGGCCGTCGCCTCGCGGGACTCGCGCACCTCGCGGGACGACATGATCCGGTCCGCGGAGGGCCGGTCGATCATCGGCCGCGGCGGCCGGTCCTGGGGGAGCCGGGCGATCCGCGGGATGAACGGGAAGATCGACTCCTCCTCGCGCTCGACGTTCTCGCCGATCAGCGCGCGGGCCTCGTCGTCGTTGGGCTGCACCAGCCGCCGGGGAGGGTCGTACGTCCAGGCCGCACTGCGGCCCTCGCCGTCGGCGCGGTAGGAGAGGATGACCTCCCACGTGCCGTCGTCGCGCCGCCAGGAGTCCCAGCGCTCGGTGTCCTTCTCCGCGCCGCGCAGCGCCAGCCGCTCGGCCACCGCCTCGCCCAGCTGGGGGCCGGAGGATTCGCCGTGCCGGCGGATCGCGGTCTTCCGGGCCCGTTCGGCCATGAAGGCACGTTCGGCCAGGACCGGACCCTCGAATCGGCGGACGCGGTCGACGGAGATGCCGGCCGCCTGCGCGACCTCCTCGGCGGAGGCACCGGCTCGTATCCGGGCCTGGATGTCCCGCGGGCGGAGGTGGCTCTCCACCTCGATCTCGATCTGGCCGAGGCGCGGACGGTCACCACGGATGGCGGCGCGCAGCCGCTCGTCGATGGGGAGGGTGTACTCCGTGCTGTCGGCGGCCTTGAGCACCAGCCGTGTGCCGTCGTTGCTGACGGCCACAACCCGCAGTTCGGGCACGGTTACCTCCCGGGTGGTGCCTGCCGACGTCACCTGCGTCGCTGCTCCCGTACTGAGTG from Kitasatospora sp. NBC_00458 includes:
- a CDS encoding alkaline phosphatase family protein, with protein sequence MSFAPDGYDAFELLDPATAPAPPYGSGSLCDLLPSVAAGLGVPGFAATLPIAPADRVVVFLVDGLGWELLLRHPEYAPFLSSLTAGSLGGTGRPLTAGFPSTTATSLASVGTGTPPGLHGLAGYTVAVPGTGHLMNQLRWQPPTDPAAWQPYPTVFQQTHAAGVATAQVSSPLFAQTPLTRVALSGGSFLGRTTGEERMDLAAAWLAEHDRALVYTYVSELDGAGHRFGVDSDEWRMTLDAVDRLARRLAEQLPPRSAMYVTADHGMIDIAPEDRIDFDEDWELGAGVALLGGEGRARHVYAVPGAAADVHTVWSEVLGDRMWVATRDQAIAAGWFGPVVDDRVYHRIGDVVAAARDDIAITASRNEPGESAMIGLHGSMTPVEQFVPLLEVRS
- a CDS encoding DUF5998 family protein; translation: MAKTGTTTTQDLRSAIERSGYYPALVSEAVESAVGPEPISSYLVHQETTFDANEVRRHVTVLVLTPTRFVVSHTDEQTGDATTPAVPFATTSTESVRLDRINSVVVSRMVANPETYTPGTLPREVVLTIGWGAVQRLDLEPAGCSDANCEADHGYTGSATADDLSLRVSEAGDGPETVAQALVFARALSEATISTGPRG
- a CDS encoding thymidine kinase is translated as MAELVFFSGTMDCGKSTLALQMDHNHAARGRQGIILTRNDRAGKATISSRLGLRADAVEVADDFDFHAHVVHRLSAGGRVDYLICDEAQFFAAEQVDQLARVVDELGIDVYTFGITTDFRTRLFPGSQRLIELADRVEVLQVEALCWCGARATHNARTVGGVMVVEGAQVVIGDISVREDEVGYEVLCRRHHRRRLTAATARASVLSPDVLPFEEQQA
- a CDS encoding sulfurtransferase gives rise to the protein MTTNHDDSPLVSVTALQEALGSARPPVLLDVRWQLGGPPGIEDYTAGHLPGAHFVALDEELAAPAGPPGRGGRHPLPDPEEFGAALRGFGVGADRPVVVYDGATSLAAARAWWLLRWAGHPDVRVLDGGFAAWQAAGLPVTTELPPPGEGDFKPVPGQLPTVDADGAAAWAREGLLLDSRAGERYRGETEPIDPRAGHIPGAVSAPTTGNVGPDGRFLAPAELAARFRALGAGERETAVYCGSGVTAAHQILALAVAGLPATLYPGSWSEWSGDEARPVAVTDQPG
- the sepH gene encoding septation protein SepH, giving the protein MTSAGTTREVTVPELRVVAVSNDGTRLVLKAADSTEYTLPIDERLRAAIRGDRPRLGQIEIEVESHLRPRDIQARIRAGASAEEVAQAAGISVDRVRRFEGPVLAERAFMAERARKTAIRRHGESSGPQLGEAVAERLALRGAEKDTERWDSWRRDDGTWEVILSYRADGEGRSAAWTYDPPRRLVQPNDDEARALIGENVEREEESIFPFIPRIARLPQDRPPRPMIDRPSADRIMSSREVRESREATAEARDSLTSLLDVVPAFRGDLAVGAPPSIEPVPAEVAEEAEEPAAAAPAVGAGSAYADILMPRAVAPHRERLVGTTDRQAEADGVRPGRRATVPSWDEIVFGSRRKKQE
- a CDS encoding VOC family protein, producing MPAVTLRLAQGTPCWVSLMTDDLPGARAFYGGLLGWSFAPGPAQLGEYVRARLGEEPVAGLGESSVTGFPVQWTTYFAVDSADRAAQAVRECGGTVAVGPLQAERAGRLAIAADVSGAVFGLWQGEEHPGRETGREPGGPAWAELLTPDADGAAGFYRAVLGVSTAPADGGSALLVGGRPVAGIRRGAELRGHPPRWRAHFAVRDVESTALRAVELGGRVLVPPQQTVRGRAARLADPRGGHFSVLEA